The genomic DNA ACGAGCACATTGTCGCGAAGGCCAGGAACTGACTCGGTCGGCGCCGGCGCTTCAGCATCGGGCCGAGATAGCGGCGTCTTCGCGACGTTGTCGGGCAACGCAGGCGGAGTCGGTGCCGAAGATTTACCGTACGTCGACATCGAAATGTTGACCTGCGGCACTACCTCTTCGGGCGCTTGCTGTTCGGCTTCGGTGCTGTTCACCGTCGATTCATCGGCGATAGCCGGGTCTTCGGCGGGAGCAGCGGGCTCATCAGACTTCTTCGGGCGGCGCGAGAACAATGCCATAGCCCCAGAGTAGTCCGTGCCCCATGCGCGGGCTGGTGAGTCAGCCGAGAGGTCTAGAGCTTTTCGATGGGAGCGATCTTGATCAGCAGCTTCTTCGCACCGACAGCTTCAAAACGCACGTGAGCAACACGCTTCGCACCCTCGCCAGTGACAGCGTCGACGTGTCCTTCACCGAAATCGTCGTGACGGATGCGGTCGCCCGATGCCAATTCCATCTCGCCGTTGTCGCGCACTTTGGCGGGCACGCGGTTCGGGAACTTATCGAGTGAGGTCGACCGCGGCGCCAATGCCGGCGGGTCATCGGAACGGCGACCGCCCCACGAGCCCGGCTTTCGCGCGTTGAGAGCACGAGACTGCATTCCACCGCGCGAGTTGACATCGCCCGGAGACTGCCGCCATTCGATAAGTTCCGCCGGAATCTCTTGCAAGAAACGGCTCGGCATCGCGACAGTAACCTCGCCGAACTGTGCCCGGGTCATCGCAAGCGACAAATAAAGCCGCTTGCGGGCGCGGGTGACACCCACGTAGAACAGCCGGCGCTCTTCTGACGGACCGCCCGGTTCGTTCGCCGAGATACGGTGCGGAATGAGGTCTTCTTCGACGCCGGTGAGAAACACGCTGTCGTATTCGAGGCCCTTCGCCGTGTGCATCGTCATGAGCGACACCGAGCCCGAGGTGTCGTCGAGATCGTCTGCTGCCGCCACGAGAGCGACCTCGGTGAGGAAGTCGATGATCGTGCCTTCGGGATTGTTTCTCGCGAACTCCCGGGTCACAGCAACGAGCTCATCGACGTTCTCGAGGCGGGCTTCGTCTTGCGGGTCACGACTCGCGCGCAAAGCGTCGAGGTATCCGCTCTTGTTCAGGAGCAGAGTGAGGCCCTCGGCAACGGCAGTCGGCGGGGCGAGCTCGCCGGTGGCGGGAAGCATGAGAGCAGATGCCTCAACTAAAACCTCGTCGAGGTGCAGCAATGCCTTCTGGATCTTGGGTCCGAAACCCATCGCCGACGGATTCGCCAGCGCATCGCGGAACGACATTTCGTTCTCTTCGGCGTATCGAGCAATGGCCGTTTCGGTCACATCGCCGATACCGCGCTTGGGTTTGTTCAAGATGCGGCGAATCGCCATCTCGTCGACCGGGTTGGCGATGGCGACGAGGTAGGCGAGCGCGTCCTTGATTTCGGCACGTTCGTAGAACTTCGTGCCACCCATGATCTTGTAGGGAACGGCCGAGCGAATGAAAATCTCTTCGAGCGCACGAGACTGCGAGTTGGTGCGGTAGAAAACGGCCATTTCGGAGTACGGCACGTTTTTCCTGTGCAGCACTTCGATCTCATCGGCGACGAACTGCGCCTCATCGTGCTGCGAGTAACCTGTGAAGCCCACGATTTTCTCACCGGCACCGCTGTCGGTCCACAGCTTCTTGTCTTTGCGGTCGAAGTTGTGGCCAATGACGGCGTTCGCTGCCGAGAGAATGTTCTGCGTCGAGCGGTAGTTCTGCTCGAGCAGCACGACCTTCGCGCCTGGGAAATCGCGCTCGAACTCGCTGATGTTGCGGATGTCGGCTCCGCGAAAAGCGTAGATCGACTGGTCGGAATCACCCACGACGGTCAGCGCAGCCCCGGCAGCATCGGCACCGCCTGAGTCTTGCTTCGGCGCCTCGAAAATCATCATGCCGCTGTCGGCATACGGCTCGGGTGCTGCGCCTACGGGCGGACGCGTCAATTCGTGGATGAGTGCGTACTGCGCATGGTTGGTGTCCTGGTATTCGTCGACCAGAATGTGGCGGAACCGCCGACGATAGACATCAGCGACCTGCGGGAACGCACGGAACAAGTAAACCGTCTGGGCGATGAGGTCGTCAAAGTCAAAGGCATTAGCCCGCTGCAGAGCGCGTTGGTAATCGCCGAATATCTCGACGAAAATCCGCTCCGCGGGGTCCGACATGTTGGCTTGCCGCGCGTACGATTCAGCGTCGGCAAGCTCGTTCTTGAGCTTGGAGATGCGGCCTTGCACTGCCGCAGGTGTGAGGCCGAAGGCATCCGCTTCGTGTTCTTTCACAAGGCGCTTCAAAAGTGCGCGCGAATCGCCAGAGTCGTAAATCGTGAAGGCGCTCGTGAAGCCGAACTGCTGCGCCTCACGGCGCAGAATACGTACGCACGCGGAGTGGAACGTCGAGATCCACATGCCGCGAGCGGCTTCGCCCACGAGCTGGCCGACGCGTTCACGCATCTCACCGGCGGCTTTATTGGTGAACGTGATCGCGAGGATCTGGCTTGGCCAGGCTTCACGCGAGCGCAGCAGCGATGCAATACGCCGCGTGAGCACGCTCGTCTTGCCGGAACCGGCACCGGCCACGATGAGCAGCGCCTGTCCGCGATATGTCACCGCTTCGAGCTGGGGCGGATTGAGGCCCGCGAGTAGGTCGTCGTCGGAGCGTTGCGAGGTGTCCCCCACAACGAGGGGTGCGGAGGCGTCTGTCATGGCTCTTCAAGTGTAGGCGGCGGCTCCGACAGCACCGTCGGAGAAGACAACGCCGTCAGAGAAGACGCCGCTCTGTTGCCCAGGCCGTGAGTTCGTAGCGCGACGAGAGCTGCAGTTTGCGCAGCACCGCCGACACGTGCGTCTCGACAGTTTTCGTGGAGATGAAGAGCTCTGCTGCGACTTCTTTATAGGAATAGCCGCGCGCGATGAGACGCATCACTTCTTGCTCGCGCGCAGAAAGTCGGTCGAGTTCATCGGATCCTGTCGCTGTTTCACCGCCTACAGCGCCGAACGCGTCGAGCACGAATCCAGCGAGCCGCGGCGAGAATACGGCGTCTCCGCCGGCGACAGCGAGCGCTGCGCGACTAACTTCGATGCCGGACGAGCCCTTTGTGATGTAGCCACGAGCACCAGCACGAATGACTCGAACCACATCTTCGGCGGCATCCGACACGCTCAATGCGAGAAACTTCGTGTGTGGTGACTGTGGCAGCGCAGCGCGCAGCACTGCTTCACCCCCGGTCGCCACGGTCTCCCCGCCCGCAGATCCGGGCAGGTGCACGTCGAGCAGCACGACATCAGGCTGCGTCTCGACGATCACCCCGATCGCGGAAGCCACGTCGGCGGCTTCGCCCACGACATCGACGGTGACGTCGAGGTCAGCCCGCAAACCCGATCTGAAGATCGAGTGGTCGTCGACGATGACAACTCGGATGCCGCTCACGATGCACCGCTCGAACTCTTGCTGTTGTCGTTCATCGTGCGCAAATGTACATCGACGCCGATGCCACCGCTTCCTGCATGCACGGTCGCTGCGCCGCCGGTACGGCGAATGCGGCCGAGGATCGATTGCCGCACACCCAGACGGTCGTCGGGCACCGCATCGAGATCGAAGCCGGGGCCGCGGTCACGCACGAATACCTCGACGTAGTCGGAAGTGCCTTCGATGTAGACCGAGACTTCTCCGCCGGCGTGGCGCGCGGCGTTGAGCATCGCTTCTCTCGCTGCCGCGGCGAGTTCGCCGCTCGCCCGCTCGGCTGAGGCACCCGTAGAGACGACATCGATGCGCACGGCGAAGTCGATTTCAAGCGCCGCAGCATAGTCCCGCAGATCGGTGGGCAAGTCACTGTCGGCGGGGGCATCGCCGTCGTAGAGCCACGCGCGCAGCTCTCGCTCTTGCGCACGCGCGAGGCGCGCAGCCTCGCTCGATGCGCCCGCGCGGTTTTGAATGAGCGCGAGTGTCTGGAGCACGGAGTCGTGCAGATGAGCCGCCATTTCGCTGCGTTGTTCTTCCCGGATGCGTTTGACTCGTTCGCCGGAGAGTTCCCGGATCTTCTCGATGAACACCGAGGAATAGACGAGCACGACGCCCGCGAGCGCGATGAGCGCACCCGCGAAGGCATACAGCCCGCCCTGCCGGAGCAGTGCCACCTCAACGAGGAAGAGTACTGCGAGTAACGCAGTGACAGTCAGTCGCACAGACAGCACATGTTTTGGGCCGCGGGCGGTATCGGCGCCATCGATGAACGTCGCCCAAATGCCTGCTGCAACGGCTGACGCTGCTGTTACGGCCAGCAGCAGGTTCCAGTCGGCGGTGACTACGAAGCCGATGCCGCCAGCGCCACGGGTAAGCGCCCAGACGACCATTACGAGAAGCCCCGCCGACGCGGCACTGGCGAAAATCCATGCCACCGGCGCTCTGCGAGAAGGCGATCCCGACAACGTCTCGTCCCACTTTGTGAACGCCCAGATCCAGACGTAAAGCAAGATGCCTGCACCCGAAAGCAGCACGAGCGTGACGAAGAGCATGCGTGTCCACGCGACGCTCCATCCCAGGTGGGCGGCAAGGCCCTCGCACGTGCCTGAGATCAGGCACTCTCGCGGACGCCGAAGGGGTGGCCGCGAGATCGGGACAGCTGTGGACATGTGGCCATCCAATCACTCGACGCCGGTCCTAGGGGTGTCCGCGCCCGCACTTCAGGGTGCGGTCAGGGAATCCCCCGATAGCGGCAGCCACCGGGCCGTTGGGAGGATCAGGCTATGAGTGACACCAGCACACCTCCGCCCCCACCCGCGCCGGAACCGCTGCGCCCCTCGCCCCGCGCTCCGCGAAGCGAGCGATTCTTTTCGTGGGTGCGTGGCTTCGGCATCTCTCGCACTGACGGTTGGTTAGGCGGAGTCTGCGCCGGGATCGCGACTCGTATCGGCATCGACCCCGCGATCGTGCGCGGCATCGTCGTTGTCACAGCGCTCTTCGGCTTTCCCATGCTGGTGCTCTACGCAATGGCCTGGGCACTCCTTCCCGATGCCACCGGCACGATTCATCTTCGGGAGTTGATGCGCGGCGGTTTCGACCCGGCGATGGTGGGCATCGGCATCCTGACGCTCGTCGGTCTTATCCCGATTTTTCCGTGGTTCACGATCGTCTTCACGGGTTCGGCCTCATATAGCTGGTTCGACGCCTCTCCGCTGCGCGCACTCGGCACACTTGCCAGCCTCGTCGTACTCGGTGCCATCGTGTATTTCATCGTGCGAGGGTCGCGACGCTCACCATCGCGCACTCGGCCGGCGAAAGAAACATTCGAGACGCACGTCGCGCCGGCATCCGGCACCTCGATGCTCGCCGCACCCGCAGAGCCCCCCGCACCCGCAACCGAATCGGCCGACGACCTCGCTGCATGGCGCACACAACATGAACACTGGCGCATGCAGCACGATCAGTGGCGTCGTGACCAGATCGACGCGGAGCAGGCGGCGCGCGAAGAAGCCCGACGCGAACGAGACGCTGCCGCCACAGCTTTCGCGGCAGAAGCAAACGAACGTCGGCGAATACAACGGTGGGAAAATCCGCGCACAAGTGGC from Microbacterium endophyticum includes the following:
- a CDS encoding PspC domain-containing protein, which produces MSDTSTPPPPPAPEPLRPSPRAPRSERFFSWVRGFGISRTDGWLGGVCAGIATRIGIDPAIVRGIVVVTALFGFPMLVLYAMAWALLPDATGTIHLRELMRGGFDPAMVGIGILTLVGLIPIFPWFTIVFTGSASYSWFDASPLRALGTLASLVVLGAIVYFIVRGSRRSPSRTRPAKETFETHVAPASGTSMLAAPAEPPAPATESADDLAAWRTQHEHWRMQHDQWRRDQIDAEQAAREEARRERDAAATAFAAEANERRRIQRWENPRTSGTFLAIATGGALVIGAAVSLWSAAITPDGSDLVAAFGLFAAALTLATSMVVAGALRRRSGFLAFLTVAMLFSGAIATVAPVTISEVNAQNQYVDNTVGPWTASQDKGNLSIYVSVVEPRPAPIEVSKRDGSTTIEVQEGVELELDMTLGSDVVLSGDIVDYASGEGRAVKIPVDSSAIGGAQRINRTFAFSDAAVQTTQVLTLTQESGSVWITFATDEGVPLTDTTVTSSSTETKAATPTPEVTP
- a CDS encoding LuxR C-terminal-related transcriptional regulator produces the protein MVSGIRVVIVDDHSIFRSGLRADLDVTVDVVGEAADVASAIGVIVETQPDVVLLDVHLPGSAGGETVATGGEAVLRAALPQSPHTKFLALSVSDAAEDVVRVIRAGARGYITKGSSGIEVSRAALAVAGGDAVFSPRLAGFVLDAFGAVGGETATGSDELDRLSAREQEVMRLIARGYSYKEVAAELFISTKTVETHVSAVLRKLQLSSRYELTAWATERRLL
- a CDS encoding ATP-dependent helicase; translated protein: MTDASAPLVVGDTSQRSDDDLLAGLNPPQLEAVTYRGQALLIVAGAGSGKTSVLTRRIASLLRSREAWPSQILAITFTNKAAGEMRERVGQLVGEAARGMWISTFHSACVRILRREAQQFGFTSAFTIYDSGDSRALLKRLVKEHEADAFGLTPAAVQGRISKLKNELADAESYARQANMSDPAERIFVEIFGDYQRALQRANAFDFDDLIAQTVYLFRAFPQVADVYRRRFRHILVDEYQDTNHAQYALIHELTRPPVGAAPEPYADSGMMIFEAPKQDSGGADAAGAALTVVGDSDQSIYAFRGADIRNISEFERDFPGAKVVLLEQNYRSTQNILSAANAVIGHNFDRKDKKLWTDSGAGEKIVGFTGYSQHDEAQFVADEIEVLHRKNVPYSEMAVFYRTNSQSRALEEIFIRSAVPYKIMGGTKFYERAEIKDALAYLVAIANPVDEMAIRRILNKPKRGIGDVTETAIARYAEENEMSFRDALANPSAMGFGPKIQKALLHLDEVLVEASALMLPATGELAPPTAVAEGLTLLLNKSGYLDALRASRDPQDEARLENVDELVAVTREFARNNPEGTIIDFLTEVALVAAADDLDDTSGSVSLMTMHTAKGLEYDSVFLTGVEEDLIPHRISANEPGGPSEERRLFYVGVTRARKRLYLSLAMTRAQFGEVTVAMPSRFLQEIPAELIEWRQSPGDVNSRGGMQSRALNARKPGSWGGRRSDDPPALAPRSTSLDKFPNRVPAKVRDNGEMELASGDRIRHDDFGEGHVDAVTGEGAKRVAHVRFEAVGAKKLLIKIAPIEKL
- a CDS encoding ATP-binding protein — encoded protein: MSTAVPISRPPLRRPRECLISGTCEGLAAHLGWSVAWTRMLFVTLVLLSGAGILLYVWIWAFTKWDETLSGSPSRRAPVAWIFASAASAGLLVMVVWALTRGAGGIGFVVTADWNLLLAVTAASAVAAGIWATFIDGADTARGPKHVLSVRLTVTALLAVLFLVEVALLRQGGLYAFAGALIALAGVVLVYSSVFIEKIRELSGERVKRIREEQRSEMAAHLHDSVLQTLALIQNRAGASSEAARLARAQERELRAWLYDGDAPADSDLPTDLRDYAAALEIDFAVRIDVVSTGASAERASGELAAAAREAMLNAARHAGGEVSVYIEGTSDYVEVFVRDRGPGFDLDAVPDDRLGVRQSILGRIRRTGGAATVHAGSGGIGVDVHLRTMNDNSKSSSGAS